The following proteins are encoded in a genomic region of Natrinema sp. DC36:
- a CDS encoding peptidylprolyl isomerase, with product MTEDQEAELEEQADDVDEEAAEEAADEAEGLQEGDFVELEYTAYTVEDEQLVDTTDPEVAEEEGVDQEGQEFKPRTIVLGEGHIFEAVEQGIVGSEPGDSGTVTVPAEDAFGEYDPDDVQTVSAEKIDEDDRYPGANVQIDGQQGYISTIIGGRARVDFNHPLAGEDVEYEYTVTEEVDDREQQAAGLFEMYLGMEPELWIDTDEVEEEVPVEPDEDADDDDEPAEPEFETETVEKETLYLEATPQMTMNQQWMMGKQQIGQDIIEKVGVDRVIVQEVIDGMGGMGMGGMMGGMGGMGGGDIEEALEDADVDADEIVEELEGAEE from the coding sequence ATGACTGAGGATCAAGAGGCCGAGCTCGAGGAGCAGGCCGATGACGTCGACGAAGAAGCAGCCGAAGAAGCCGCCGACGAAGCCGAGGGGCTTCAGGAGGGCGACTTCGTCGAACTCGAATACACCGCGTACACCGTCGAAGACGAACAGCTAGTCGACACGACCGACCCCGAGGTCGCCGAGGAAGAGGGCGTCGACCAGGAGGGCCAGGAGTTCAAGCCGCGAACGATCGTGCTGGGCGAGGGCCACATCTTCGAGGCCGTCGAACAGGGGATCGTCGGCTCCGAACCCGGCGACTCCGGCACCGTGACCGTTCCCGCCGAGGACGCCTTCGGCGAGTACGACCCGGACGATGTCCAGACCGTCAGCGCCGAGAAGATCGACGAGGACGACCGCTACCCCGGCGCGAACGTGCAGATCGACGGCCAGCAGGGCTACATCAGCACGATCATCGGCGGCCGCGCCCGCGTCGACTTCAACCACCCGCTGGCCGGCGAGGACGTCGAGTACGAGTACACCGTCACCGAGGAGGTCGACGACCGCGAACAGCAGGCCGCCGGCCTGTTCGAGATGTACCTCGGGATGGAGCCCGAACTCTGGATCGACACGGACGAAGTCGAGGAAGAGGTTCCCGTCGAGCCCGACGAGGACGCGGACGATGATGACGAACCTGCAGAACCCGAGTTCGAGACCGAAACCGTCGAAAAGGAGACGCTCTACCTCGAGGCCACGCCCCAGATGACGATGAACCAGCAGTGGATGATGGGCAAACAGCAGATCGGTCAGGACATCATCGAGAAGGTCGGCGTCGACCGCGTCATCGTCCAGGAAGTCATCGACGGGATGGGCGGCATGGGCATGGGCGGGATGATGGGCGGCATGGGCGGTATGGGCGGCGGCGACATCGAGGAAGCGCTCGAGGACGCCGACGTCGACGCTGACGAGATCGTCGAAGAGCTCGAAGGCGCGGAAGAGTAA
- a CDS encoding ATPase domain-containing protein produces MVGRLDTGIDVLDRKLDGGLPPGCLVAYTAEPASQSELLLYELTAARGTLYLSTERSDDAVRHAIESSPSSVGSPTVRHVTSDTPIEEATRLIGALPDGANLIIDTMDVLERRDTEEYVAFLNELKATMLETGSIAVLHCLKGAEEPANRARTIHAVDAVFDLRTKITGSELENHLTVPKFRGGSQPTEAIKLELTEEVAIDTSRDIA; encoded by the coding sequence ATGGTCGGTCGGCTAGATACCGGAATTGACGTACTCGATCGAAAGCTCGACGGCGGACTCCCCCCGGGATGTCTCGTCGCGTACACCGCCGAGCCGGCCAGCCAGTCCGAACTCCTCCTTTACGAACTGACGGCCGCACGCGGAACCCTCTACCTCTCGACCGAACGCTCCGACGACGCCGTCCGCCACGCCATCGAGTCCTCCCCGTCGTCCGTCGGCAGCCCGACCGTCAGACACGTCACCAGCGACACCCCGATCGAGGAGGCGACGCGACTGATCGGTGCGCTGCCTGACGGAGCCAACCTCATCATCGACACGATGGACGTCCTGGAGCGGCGCGACACCGAGGAGTACGTCGCCTTTCTCAACGAACTCAAAGCCACGATGCTCGAGACCGGAAGCATCGCTGTCTTGCACTGTCTGAAAGGAGCGGAGGAACCCGCGAACCGTGCACGGACCATCCACGCCGTCGACGCCGTCTTCGATCTGCGGACCAAGATCACCGGCAGCGAACTCGAAAACCATCTCACGGTTCCCAAGTTCCGCGGCGGCAGCCAGCCGACCGAAGCGATCAAGCTCGAACTCACGGAGGAAGTCGCGATCGACACCAGCCGCGATATCGCGTGA
- a CDS encoding tRNA sulfurtransferase: protein MHPPGADTVLVRHGDVNTKSNRVKRYMEGLLAENLEALLADRSIPGEVERRWNRPLIHTSEDAIEEATAAAADTFGVVSASPALTVSVEKARILEALEETAREHYDGGSFAVDARRSDKTLPYDSEELAREAGTAIWETVADEFEPEVDLDDPDLTFGVEVREDVAFIYLEHVDGPGGLPLGSQEPVISLVSGGIDSPVAAYEMMKRGSPVVPAYVDLGDYGGIDHEARALETVRILSEYAPNFDMQVYEIPGGETVDLLVSEMEQGRMLSLRRFFYRAAETLAERVNADGIVTGEAAGQKSSQTVRNLGVTSRATRLPIHRPLLTRDKQYIVAQAREIGTYTDSTMDAGCNRVTPDQVETNARLEPLLAAEPDDLLERAEEAAKNATLVEP, encoded by the coding sequence ATGCACCCGCCGGGAGCCGATACCGTCCTCGTCCGTCACGGGGACGTCAACACCAAGAGCAACAGGGTCAAGCGGTACATGGAGGGGCTCCTCGCGGAGAACCTCGAGGCCCTCCTCGCCGACCGATCGATTCCCGGCGAGGTCGAGCGCCGGTGGAACCGGCCGCTGATTCACACGAGCGAAGACGCCATCGAAGAAGCGACCGCGGCCGCGGCGGACACTTTCGGGGTCGTCTCCGCGAGTCCCGCCCTGACCGTCAGCGTCGAGAAGGCGCGGATCCTCGAGGCGCTGGAGGAGACCGCTCGCGAGCACTACGACGGCGGGTCGTTCGCGGTCGACGCGCGCCGATCGGACAAGACGCTCCCCTACGACAGCGAGGAGCTGGCCCGCGAGGCCGGTACCGCTATCTGGGAGACCGTCGCGGACGAGTTCGAGCCCGAAGTCGACCTCGACGATCCGGATCTCACGTTCGGCGTCGAAGTGCGCGAGGACGTGGCGTTCATTTACCTCGAGCACGTCGACGGCCCCGGCGGCCTCCCGCTCGGGTCACAGGAGCCGGTCATCTCGCTGGTCAGCGGCGGGATCGACTCGCCGGTCGCGGCCTACGAGATGATGAAACGCGGGAGCCCGGTCGTGCCGGCCTACGTCGACCTCGGCGACTACGGCGGAATCGACCACGAGGCGCGGGCGCTCGAGACGGTTCGGATCCTCTCCGAGTACGCCCCCAATTTCGACATGCAGGTCTACGAGATTCCGGGTGGCGAGACCGTCGACCTTCTCGTCAGCGAGATGGAGCAGGGCCGAATGCTCTCCCTGCGGCGCTTTTTCTATCGCGCCGCCGAAACGCTGGCCGAGCGCGTCAACGCGGACGGCATCGTCACCGGCGAGGCCGCCGGTCAGAAGTCCAGCCAGACCGTTCGAAACCTCGGCGTCACCAGCCGCGCTACCAGACTGCCGATCCACCGCCCCCTCCTGACCCGCGACAAACAGTATATCGTCGCCCAGGCCCGCGAAATCGGCACCTACACGGATTCGACCATGGACGCCGGCTGCAACCGGGTCACTCCCGATCAGGTCGAAACCAACGCCCGTCTCGAGCCGCTGCTCGCGGCGGAACCGGACGACCTGCTCGAGCGGGCCGAGGAAGCGGCGAAGAACGCGACACTGGTCGAGCCCTGA
- a CDS encoding phosphatase PAP2 family protein, translating to MHSPLDLRDACYIAGVLVISSIVGMASEQSPYPLRTDLMYALEGNAVAVLQPDPNLILTTVFVIVYLLVYPTLLLATYVSLKYRHGRNRALDYVTTYTTVLIVSMPFFYFVPVGVTGYYLQGVEPVLYESTGPIQTFMKNVDTLQKAFPSLHAGLAGTAALYAPSGYKRLSWAITGTILAATIYLGIHWLTDLVVGLALAYGCYLATPTIRAHLERGGPQPEPVTVTDD from the coding sequence ATGCACTCTCCACTTGACCTCCGCGACGCCTGTTACATTGCGGGGGTACTCGTCATTTCGAGTATCGTCGGCATGGCATCCGAACAGTCACCGTACCCGCTCCGCACAGATCTTATGTACGCTCTTGAGGGAAATGCCGTCGCAGTACTCCAGCCCGACCCAAACCTTATCCTAACCACGGTATTTGTCATCGTCTATCTTCTTGTGTACCCCACGCTGCTCCTCGCTACGTACGTTAGTTTAAAATATCGCCACGGCCGCAACCGGGCACTTGATTACGTCACCACGTACACGACTGTTCTCATTGTGTCCATGCCATTCTTCTACTTCGTGCCCGTCGGCGTCACTGGATACTACCTGCAAGGCGTCGAGCCAGTACTCTATGAATCCACCGGCCCGATTCAGACATTCATGAAGAATGTCGACACCCTCCAAAAGGCATTCCCGAGCCTGCACGCTGGCCTCGCCGGAACTGCAGCCCTCTACGCACCCAGTGGCTACAAACGGCTCAGTTGGGCGATCACCGGTACCATCCTCGCCGCCACGATATATCTCGGCATCCACTGGCTCACGGACCTTGTCGTCGGCCTCGCCTTAGCGTACGGCTGCTACCTCGCCACGCCGACAATCCGTGCCCACCTCGAGCGCGGTGGGCCGCAGCCGGAACCAGTCACTGTCACCGACGACTGA
- a CDS encoding DUF5804 family protein has product MTRVCLVGEAGSNLQYELLSRETSREALATYDLERPFENSLAVRTVSVGAAVSLLNDLNWYLTRFVDEALIQEPSISDAEWLSRPLAERLRNGEIEPAETAEFCKIYGLERIDPGTEPANDDATDPIDSSLGTDPNSTAPADAAGKDESEGADDSASSGAGRAGAAEPTCRLVEPLYVRRTGGELPEYDLRDVEDTLVVRLTEAEYSP; this is encoded by the coding sequence GTGACCCGCGTCTGTCTCGTCGGCGAGGCCGGGAGCAATCTCCAGTACGAACTGCTCTCCCGAGAGACGTCCCGCGAGGCCCTCGCGACGTACGACCTCGAGCGGCCGTTCGAGAACTCGCTCGCCGTCCGGACGGTCAGCGTCGGCGCTGCCGTCTCCCTGCTAAACGATCTCAACTGGTATCTCACGCGGTTCGTCGACGAGGCGCTCATTCAGGAGCCCAGCATTAGCGACGCGGAGTGGCTCTCGCGGCCGCTGGCCGAACGGCTCCGAAACGGCGAGATCGAGCCGGCGGAAACGGCCGAGTTCTGCAAGATTTACGGCCTCGAACGGATCGACCCGGGGACCGAGCCGGCCAACGACGACGCGACCGATCCGATTGACTCGAGTCTCGGAACTGACCCCAATTCGACCGCTCCGGCCGACGCCGCGGGCAAAGATGAGAGCGAGGGGGCGGACGATTCCGCCTCGAGCGGGGCCGGTCGGGCAGGAGCCGCTGAGCCGACCTGCCGACTCGTCGAACCGCTGTACGTTCGCCGGACCGGCGGTGAACTCCCCGAGTACGATCTCAGGGACGTCGAGGACACCCTCGTCGTCCGCCTGACCGAAGCCGAATACTCACCGTGA
- the pyrB gene encoding aspartate carbamoyltransferase: protein MRHDHLITSKQLSRADIETVLDYAAEIDADPSTVADRQAGTLLGLLFFEPSTRTKMSFETAMKRLGGDVVDMGSVESSSVTKGETLADTVRVIEGYADALVVRHPKQGSATMASEFVDVPLVNAGDGAGHHPTQTLLDLYTIRENAGLDDLTIGIMGDLKYGRTVHSLAYALTNFDTRQHFISPESLQLPREVVYDLHQQQDGTGIREHDALEGILPSLDVLYVTRIQRERFPDENEYQQVAGEYQIDAETLEAASDDLTVMHPLPRVDEIAPEIDESDHAAYFEQAHNGVPIRMALLDLLLSDDAGIRGDGDE from the coding sequence ATGCGCCACGATCACCTCATCACGAGCAAACAACTCTCACGGGCGGACATCGAGACCGTTCTCGACTACGCGGCCGAGATCGACGCCGACCCGTCGACCGTCGCGGACCGTCAGGCGGGGACGTTGCTCGGCCTGCTCTTCTTCGAGCCGAGCACGCGGACGAAGATGAGCTTCGAGACCGCGATGAAGCGACTCGGCGGCGACGTCGTCGACATGGGCTCGGTCGAGTCCTCGAGCGTGACGAAGGGAGAGACCCTCGCCGACACCGTCCGCGTCATCGAGGGGTACGCCGACGCGCTCGTCGTGCGCCATCCCAAGCAGGGATCGGCGACGATGGCGAGCGAGTTCGTCGACGTCCCGCTGGTGAACGCGGGCGACGGCGCGGGTCACCACCCGACCCAGACGCTGCTCGATCTCTACACGATCCGGGAGAACGCCGGACTCGACGACCTGACCATCGGCATCATGGGCGATCTGAAGTACGGTCGGACCGTCCACTCGCTGGCCTACGCGCTGACGAACTTCGATACCCGCCAGCACTTCATCAGCCCGGAGAGTCTACAGCTACCGCGGGAGGTCGTCTACGACCTCCACCAGCAACAGGACGGGACCGGCATTCGAGAACACGACGCCCTCGAGGGGATCCTGCCCTCGCTGGACGTCCTCTACGTCACGCGGATCCAGCGCGAGCGCTTCCCCGACGAGAACGAGTACCAGCAGGTCGCCGGCGAGTACCAGATCGACGCCGAGACGCTCGAGGCCGCGAGCGACGATCTGACGGTGATGCATCCGCTACCCCGGGTCGACGAGATCGCGCCCGAGATCGACGAGAGCGATCACGCGGCGTACTTCGAACAGGCGCACAACGGGGTCCCGATCCGAATGGCGCTGCTGGATCTTCTCTTGAGCGACGACGCGGGAATTCGAGGTGACGGCGATGAGTAA
- a CDS encoding methionine adenosyltransferase, which translates to MSERNIRIESIERQAVEDQEVEIVERKGIGHPDSICDGIAESVAGALAREYLDRVGEVLHFNTDETQLVAGEAAPAFGGGEVVDPIYLLIVGRATKHYEGQTIPAETIALRAAREYLEENIPQLTVGEDVVVDVKLGEGSGDLQEVFGEDEVSVPMANDTSFGVGHAPLTETEEIVLEAERRLNGEYAAENPALGPDVKIMGKREGEEIDVTVAAAMVDEYIPNMDGYVEAVESVREFVDGVAREHTDRAVNVHVNTADDYEEGSIYLTVTGTSAEQGDDGSVGRGNRANGLITPNRSMSMEATSGKNPVNHIGKIYNLLSTQIAEEVVGNVDGIRDLRVRLLSQIGRPIDQPHVADVHVVTDDGVSVSDVEADVEAIVDRELADVTEITRSVIEGELTTF; encoded by the coding sequence ATGAGTGAGCGGAACATCCGGATCGAGTCTATCGAGCGGCAAGCGGTCGAGGACCAGGAAGTCGAAATCGTCGAACGAAAGGGAATCGGACACCCCGACTCCATCTGTGACGGGATCGCCGAGAGCGTCGCCGGGGCGCTCGCACGCGAGTATCTTGACCGCGTCGGCGAAGTGCTCCACTTCAACACCGACGAGACACAACTCGTCGCCGGCGAGGCGGCACCCGCCTTCGGCGGGGGCGAGGTCGTCGATCCCATCTACCTGCTGATCGTCGGCCGCGCGACAAAACACTACGAGGGACAGACGATCCCCGCCGAGACGATCGCGCTGCGGGCCGCCCGCGAGTACCTCGAGGAAAACATTCCCCAGTTGACCGTCGGTGAGGACGTCGTCGTCGACGTGAAACTCGGCGAAGGCAGCGGCGACTTACAGGAGGTCTTCGGGGAGGACGAAGTGAGCGTCCCGATGGCCAACGACACGAGTTTCGGCGTCGGCCACGCGCCGCTGACCGAAACGGAGGAGATCGTCCTCGAGGCCGAGCGACGACTGAACGGCGAGTACGCGGCCGAGAATCCGGCGCTCGGTCCGGACGTGAAGATCATGGGCAAGCGCGAGGGCGAGGAGATCGACGTCACCGTCGCCGCGGCGATGGTCGACGAGTACATCCCGAACATGGACGGCTACGTCGAGGCCGTCGAGTCCGTCCGGGAGTTCGTCGACGGCGTCGCGCGCGAGCACACGGACCGCGCGGTCAACGTCCACGTCAATACGGCCGACGACTACGAGGAGGGCTCGATCTACCTCACCGTCACCGGCACCTCCGCCGAGCAGGGCGACGACGGCTCCGTGGGCCGGGGCAATCGCGCGAACGGTCTCATCACGCCCAACCGCTCGATGTCGATGGAAGCGACCAGCGGGAAGAACCCGGTCAACCACATCGGGAAGATCTACAACCTGCTCTCGACGCAGATCGCCGAGGAGGTCGTCGGTAACGTCGACGGGATCCGCGACCTGCGCGTGCGCCTTCTCTCCCAGATCGGTCGCCCCATCGACCAGCCACACGTCGCCGACGTGCACGTCGTCACGGACGACGGCGTCTCGGTCTCGGACGTCGAGGCCGACGTCGAAGCGATCGTCGACCGAGAGCTCGCGGACGTCACCGAGATCACCCGCAGCGTGATCGAGGGCGAGCTCACGACGTTCTAA
- a CDS encoding MFS transporter, protein MSRVSTSSNRVVYAVVASTFFVGFGGGVVFPILPNLGEVLGISAFMVGVILSANRWTRLVANGPAGVLVDRIGTRKPFVAGLAIEGLATFGYVIAIESAMPELWFVVARVTWGIGSSLVFATAYTITADVSEASSRGTSMGIVRAGITFGFPAGMVLGGIVSEVYSNVAAFVLAASFAGLASIIAYFIVPETHVESVDSSINPWDFETTLPALTVGLVNFGLYFAYIGVLFSTLVLYLEVESLTLSLEFAGYGIDYGEQGTSGLLMAVSALSGAVFTISGGKISDAVGARMPVLLAFLATSCAGFVVLTVAPSFGAVILACGLIGAGQGGVGGPLTALLADLTPEERMGRAMGTNNIFGDVGGGLGPLISLPFANAVGYDVLYALSAIVPLLAGAVLVAGIYSYTGSLSPTVEESIV, encoded by the coding sequence GTGTCACGGGTGTCTACCAGTTCGAACCGCGTCGTCTACGCCGTTGTCGCGAGCACCTTCTTCGTCGGCTTCGGCGGCGGCGTCGTCTTCCCGATCCTGCCGAACCTCGGCGAGGTGCTGGGGATTTCGGCGTTCATGGTCGGCGTCATCCTTTCCGCGAACCGCTGGACCCGGCTGGTCGCGAACGGGCCGGCGGGCGTCCTTGTTGATCGGATCGGGACTCGGAAACCGTTCGTCGCCGGACTGGCGATCGAGGGACTCGCGACGTTCGGTTACGTGATCGCGATCGAGTCCGCGATGCCGGAACTCTGGTTCGTCGTCGCGCGAGTCACGTGGGGGATCGGCAGTTCGCTCGTGTTCGCGACGGCGTACACCATCACCGCCGACGTCAGCGAGGCCAGTTCGCGGGGAACGAGCATGGGCATCGTTCGGGCCGGGATCACCTTCGGCTTCCCCGCCGGGATGGTGCTCGGTGGAATCGTCAGCGAAGTCTACAGCAACGTCGCCGCGTTCGTCCTCGCGGCCTCCTTCGCCGGCCTCGCGAGCATTATCGCCTACTTCATCGTCCCCGAGACTCACGTCGAGTCGGTCGATTCGTCGATCAACCCCTGGGACTTCGAGACGACGCTGCCCGCGCTCACCGTCGGGCTGGTCAACTTCGGGCTCTACTTCGCGTACATCGGCGTCCTCTTCTCGACGCTCGTCCTGTACCTCGAGGTCGAGTCGCTCACGCTCTCGCTCGAGTTCGCGGGCTACGGCATCGACTACGGTGAACAGGGAACGTCCGGACTGCTGATGGCGGTTTCCGCCCTCTCGGGGGCGGTCTTCACCATTTCGGGCGGGAAGATCAGCGACGCCGTCGGCGCTCGTATGCCCGTCCTGCTCGCCTTCCTCGCGACCAGTTGCGCCGGGTTCGTCGTCCTCACGGTCGCGCCCTCGTTCGGGGCCGTCATTCTCGCGTGCGGGTTGATCGGGGCGGGCCAGGGCGGCGTCGGCGGCCCGTTGACCGCCCTGCTCGCGGATCTCACGCCCGAGGAGCGGATGGGGCGAGCGATGGGAACCAACAATATCTTCGGCGACGTCGGCGGGGGCCTCGGCCCGCTGATTTCCCTGCCCTTTGCCAACGCGGTCGGCTACGACGTGCTGTACGCGCTCAGCGCGATCGTTCCGCTGCTGGCCGGGGCCGTTCTCGTGGCCGGGATCTACTCCTATACGGGTAGCCTGAGCCCGACGGTCGAGGAATCCATCGTCTGA
- the cyaB gene encoding class IV adenylate cyclase has product MYEVEVKVPADLEAVRDRLEALEATPRGAVVQVDTYYDAPHREFAETDEALRIRSERPEDAPDETRVTYKGPLVDDESKTREEAETSVADRETMDAILANLGFEPAATVRKDRERFTLEGYTVTLDSVDDVGEYVEVETDVDGEAELEAAREGAYDVLERLGLDPDDQLRTSYLGLLLESEATGS; this is encoded by the coding sequence ATGTACGAGGTCGAAGTGAAGGTCCCCGCCGATCTCGAGGCCGTCCGCGACCGTCTCGAGGCCCTCGAGGCGACGCCTCGCGGTGCCGTCGTCCAGGTCGACACCTACTACGACGCGCCCCACCGCGAGTTCGCCGAGACCGACGAGGCGCTACGGATCCGCTCGGAACGACCCGAGGACGCTCCCGACGAAACCCGCGTCACCTACAAGGGGCCGCTCGTCGACGACGAGTCCAAGACCCGCGAGGAGGCCGAGACGAGCGTCGCGGACCGCGAGACGATGGACGCGATTCTAGCGAACCTCGGCTTCGAACCCGCCGCGACCGTTCGCAAGGACCGAGAGCGATTCACGCTCGAGGGCTACACGGTCACCCTCGATTCGGTCGACGACGTCGGCGAGTACGTCGAGGTCGAGACCGACGTCGACGGGGAGGCCGAACTCGAGGCGGCTCGCGAGGGCGCATACGACGTGCTCGAGCGACTGGGTCTCGATCCCGACGACCAGCTCAGAACCTCGTATCTCGGCCTCCTGCTCGAGTCCGAAGCGACTGGCAGTTGA
- a CDS encoding enoyl-CoA hydratase-related protein, producing MKINSDGGVLRLTFDRPDALNALTTETADELADAIEGATPETDDVIVITGAGDAFSAGGDLESLAETPESSTAAYEEVTETFGRVVEAMLECPVPIVAKVNGDAIGAGLSIVALADIAYAAADATFSCAFVRVGLVPDTGGTVMLPRIVGLRAAKQLAFTGEFFDAERAADLELVNEAVPAAELDDRVAETVDGLANGPTATIGMMKQAMHENLGRSWDDALDYENLLQAQARTSAAHEEGVTAFLEDREPEFE from the coding sequence ATGAAGATCAACAGCGACGGCGGTGTGTTACGACTGACGTTCGACCGCCCGGATGCGCTCAACGCACTCACGACGGAGACCGCGGACGAACTGGCCGACGCGATCGAAGGGGCTACTCCGGAGACCGACGACGTGATCGTCATCACCGGCGCGGGCGACGCATTCAGCGCCGGCGGCGACCTCGAGTCGCTGGCGGAGACGCCCGAATCGTCCACGGCCGCCTACGAGGAGGTCACCGAAACCTTCGGCCGCGTCGTCGAGGCGATGCTCGAATGCCCGGTGCCGATCGTCGCGAAGGTCAACGGCGACGCCATCGGCGCGGGGCTCTCGATCGTCGCGCTCGCGGACATCGCCTACGCCGCCGCCGACGCGACGTTCTCGTGTGCGTTCGTCAGGGTCGGCCTGGTTCCCGACACCGGCGGGACCGTCATGCTCCCCCGCATCGTGGGGCTCCGAGCGGCAAAGCAACTCGCTTTCACCGGCGAGTTCTTTGACGCCGAACGCGCGGCCGACCTCGAGCTGGTCAACGAGGCGGTCCCCGCCGCGGAGCTCGACGATCGGGTCGCAGAGACGGTCGACGGCCTCGCGAACGGGCCCACGGCCACGATCGGTATGATGAAACAGGCGATGCACGAGAACCTAGGTCGGTCGTGGGACGACGCGCTGGACTACGAGAACCTGCTGCAGGCTCAGGCCCGCACGTCGGCCGCTCACGAGGAGGGCGTGACCGCCTTCCTCGAGGATCGGGAACCGGAGTTCGAGTAA
- the pyrI gene encoding aspartate carbamoyltransferase regulatory subunit — MSNGHDHHDGNDDHELRVSKIRDGTVIDHVHGGQALNVLAILGIDGTNGEEVSVGMNVPSDRLARKDIVKVEGRELSQDEVDVLSLIAPDATINIVRGFDVVEKHRVERPDVVEGVLSCPNAGCITTGDEPVTSRFSVLEDGVRCSYCETIVRDEIASLIDT; from the coding sequence ATGAGTAACGGTCACGACCACCACGACGGCAACGACGATCACGAACTGCGGGTCAGCAAAATCCGCGACGGAACCGTTATCGATCACGTGCACGGGGGCCAGGCGCTGAACGTCCTCGCCATCCTCGGTATCGACGGCACCAACGGCGAGGAGGTCTCCGTCGGGATGAACGTCCCCTCGGATCGCCTCGCGCGCAAGGACATCGTCAAGGTCGAAGGCCGCGAACTGAGCCAGGACGAAGTCGACGTGCTCTCGCTGATCGCGCCCGACGCGACGATCAACATCGTCCGGGGCTTCGACGTCGTGGAGAAACACCGCGTCGAACGACCCGACGTCGTCGAGGGCGTGCTCTCCTGTCCGAACGCCGGCTGTATCACGACCGGCGACGAGCCCGTCACCTCGCGGTTTTCGGTGCTCGAGGACGGCGTGCGCTGTTCGTACTGCGAGACGATCGTTCGCGACGAGATCGCGTCGTTGATCGACACCTGA